Proteins encoded together in one Oceanobacillus iheyensis HTE831 window:
- a CDS encoding NfeD family protein, giving the protein MDLFDVQWIGFLALFLGTLFLLGEVLVNMRGIFGLLGIGFISVYFTAYLDTDSVLLIVIVYFIGLLLIIIDGKIVNDGTLATLGLGTMIAAVALPQPNLASGLYAVIALLFGTGLSLVFLKVFKRRKMWTKLALMDQLTKEAGYSSLSKEYEDLLETEGEALTDFRPSGTVEINKKHYSAVTGGQWLEKGSKVKVVEVDGTKIRIEKIDKPIVEE; this is encoded by the coding sequence ATGGATTTATTCGATGTACAATGGATTGGTTTTCTTGCATTATTTTTAGGAACTTTATTCTTATTAGGTGAAGTATTAGTTAATATGCGTGGAATATTTGGTTTGTTAGGAATTGGATTTATTTCTGTATATTTTACTGCTTATTTAGATACAGATTCTGTCTTACTAATCGTTATTGTATATTTTATTGGTTTATTACTAATTATTATTGACGGTAAGATTGTCAACGATGGTACACTGGCAACACTAGGGCTTGGTACAATGATTGCAGCTGTAGCATTACCACAGCCAAATTTGGCAAGTGGCTTATATGCAGTTATTGCTCTACTTTTCGGTACAGGATTATCATTGGTATTTTTAAAAGTTTTTAAACGTAGGAAAATGTGGACCAAATTAGCTCTTATGGATCAGTTAACAAAAGAAGCAGGGTACAGTTCATTATCAAAAGAATATGAAGATCTATTAGAAACAGAAGGAGAAGCATTAACAGACTTTCGACCTTCGGGGACAGTTGAGATAAATAAGAAACATTATAGCGCTGTAACTGGTGGTCAATGGTTAGAAAAAGGATCGAAAGTGAAGGTTGTAGAAGTTGATGGAACTAAAATTCGAATTGAAAAAATAGATAAACCTATAGTAGAAGAATAA